Proteins encoded by one window of Dryocola sp. LX212:
- the nac gene encoding nitrogen assimilation transcriptional regulator NAC yields the protein MNLRRLKYFVKIVDIGSLTQAAEVLHIAQPALSQQVATLEGEMDQQLLIRTKRGVTPTEAGKILYTHARTILRQCEQAQLAVGNVGQTLSGTVSIGLAPGTAASSITMPLLQAVRNELPDVLVYLHENSGSSLNDKLLSGQLDMAVLYDRSPTAGITSQPLLKEELFLVGTRDCPGQTVDLAAVAEMNLFLPRDYSAVRKRVDEAFSLRRLTAKIIGEIESLSTLTAAIASGMGVTVLPESAARSLTASANGWMARIASPSLNLPLSVNLSARLPLTPQAQAVKDILMSLAARPALENRELLLVG from the coding sequence ATGAACTTAAGACGGCTGAAGTACTTCGTAAAAATCGTCGATATTGGTAGCCTGACGCAGGCCGCTGAAGTGCTGCATATCGCGCAGCCGGCCCTGAGCCAGCAGGTCGCAACCCTTGAGGGGGAAATGGATCAGCAGCTTTTAATCCGCACCAAGCGCGGCGTAACGCCAACGGAGGCAGGAAAGATCCTTTATACCCACGCGCGCACTATTTTACGCCAGTGCGAACAGGCCCAGCTTGCGGTCGGAAACGTGGGCCAGACGCTAAGCGGCACGGTCTCCATTGGCCTTGCGCCGGGAACCGCCGCCTCCTCGATTACCATGCCTCTGCTTCAGGCAGTGCGCAACGAACTTCCGGACGTGCTGGTCTACCTGCACGAAAACAGTGGTTCATCCCTGAATGACAAGCTGTTAAGCGGCCAGCTTGACATGGCGGTCCTGTACGACCGTTCCCCGACGGCGGGCATCACCAGCCAGCCGCTACTGAAAGAGGAGCTGTTTCTCGTCGGCACCCGCGACTGTCCAGGCCAGACGGTCGATCTCGCTGCGGTGGCCGAAATGAACCTGTTCCTGCCGCGTGACTACAGCGCCGTGCGCAAGCGCGTGGATGAAGCCTTTTCGCTCCGTCGCCTGACGGCGAAGATCATCGGCGAAATAGAATCTCTCTCAACGCTTACCGCCGCGATTGCCAGCGGGATGGGCGTGACGGTGCTGCCAGAATCTGCCGCTCGCTCGCTGACCGCCTCCGCCAATGGCTGGATGGCGCGCATCGCCAGCCCGTCCCTTAACCTACCCCTGTCGGTTAACCTTTCGGCGCGCCTGCCGTTAACGCCTCAGGCCCAGGCGGTAAAAGATATTCTTATGTCGCTGGCGGCACGTCCGGCGCTGGAAAATCGTGAGCTGCTGCTGGTGGGCTGA
- the cbl gene encoding HTH-type transcriptional regulator Cbl has translation MNFQQLKIIREAARRDYNLTEVANILFTSQSGVSRHIRELEEELGIEIFIRRGKRLLGMTEPGKALLVIAERILNEASNVRRLADLFTNDASGMLTIATTHTQARYSLPVIIKAFRALFPEVRLELIQGTPQEIEALIHSGTADIGIASERLSTDPTLVAYPWFRWYHSLLVPKGHPLIHASPLTLDDISRWPLITYRQGITGRSRIDEAFSRRGLTPDIVLSAQDSDVVKTYVELGLGIGLVADQASGEEGSLVRLDTRHLFDANTVWLGIKRGQLQRNYVWRFIELCNPELSVEEIKRQALESDEVVIDFQI, from the coding sequence GTGAATTTCCAGCAACTCAAGATTATCCGCGAGGCGGCCCGGCGGGATTACAATCTCACCGAGGTCGCCAATATTCTTTTCACCTCGCAGTCCGGCGTCAGCCGCCACATTCGCGAGCTGGAAGAAGAGTTAGGCATAGAGATTTTCATTCGCCGGGGCAAACGGTTATTAGGTATGACTGAGCCGGGAAAGGCGCTGCTGGTCATTGCTGAACGCATCCTGAACGAAGCGAGCAACGTCAGGCGGCTGGCGGATCTTTTCACCAACGACGCCAGCGGCATGCTGACCATCGCCACCACCCACACCCAGGCACGCTACAGCCTTCCCGTGATTATTAAGGCCTTCCGGGCGCTGTTCCCTGAGGTACGCCTGGAGCTTATCCAGGGAACGCCGCAGGAAATTGAAGCGCTGATCCACAGCGGCACGGCGGATATCGGCATCGCCAGCGAACGCCTGAGTACCGACCCGACACTGGTCGCCTATCCCTGGTTCCGCTGGTACCACAGCCTGCTGGTGCCGAAAGGCCATCCTCTGATCCATGCCAGCCCTCTGACCCTCGATGATATCAGCCGCTGGCCGCTTATTACCTATCGGCAGGGCATTACCGGCCGTTCGCGCATTGACGAAGCATTTTCACGCCGGGGGCTTACGCCGGATATCGTGCTCAGCGCCCAGGATTCAGACGTGGTGAAAACCTACGTCGAGCTTGGTCTGGGTATCGGGCTGGTGGCCGATCAGGCCAGCGGCGAGGAGGGGAGTCTGGTACGCCTGGATACGCGACATCTTTTTGACGCCAATACCGTCTGGCTCGGGATCAAGCGAGGTCAGCTGCAGCGTAACTATGTCTGGCGGTTTATCGAGCTTTGCAATCCTGAACTTTCGGTAGAGGAAATTAAGCGCCAGGCGCTGGAGTCGGACGAAGTGGTTATCGATTTCCAGATCTAA
- a CDS encoding protein-disulfide reductase DsbD family protein, which yields MLSLFRQALLCLLLLWLPFSWAAEPGWLTSADNNHASVRLRADTGDTGDSGETRLLLDVKLEKGWKTYWRSPGEGGVAPAIAWKNAMPAVEWFWPAPQRFDVGGITTQGYHDRVSIPMTTPGKPPAHIAGVLTLSTCKDVCLLTDYPFEISPTTGDAAFAHDYAQAMGSVPLKNGVTDSLIAGYRTGELVVKATRAAGWKKPDLFLVVPDDASFARPKIQTEGDTLWATVPTSDGWDGTGPNLRGRSLTLVVSDDGIAQQSTVNVTEAAAIPAPQDSFVLWQVVLFALLGGFILNLMPCVLPVLGMKLGSILLVGQQDRKIIRRQFLASVAGIIASFMALALLMTVLRLTNQALGWGIQFQNPWFIGFMALVMVAFSASLFGLFEFRLSSNLTTRLATHGGTGMTGHFWQGALATLLATPCSAPFLGTAVAVALAAPLPVLWGLFLALGTGMSLPWLLIALRPGLALRLPRPGPWMNWLRKILAVMMLGSALWLASLLPAHFGSATGKASEEQIAWQPLSEEAVQNALAQHKRVFVDVTADWCITCKINKLNVLSRDDVQAALQAPDVVALRGDWTLPSKEITDFLKRRGQVAVPYNQIYGPGLPEGKALPTLLSRDAVLNTLTEAKGETK from the coding sequence ATGTTGAGTCTTTTCAGGCAGGCTTTGCTCTGCCTTCTGCTGCTGTGGCTGCCGTTTTCATGGGCCGCGGAACCCGGCTGGCTGACGTCCGCCGATAACAATCATGCCAGTGTGCGCCTGCGCGCCGATACCGGCGATACCGGCGACAGCGGCGAGACCCGCCTGCTGCTGGACGTAAAGCTGGAAAAAGGATGGAAAACCTACTGGCGTTCGCCGGGTGAGGGGGGCGTTGCGCCTGCTATTGCCTGGAAAAATGCTATGCCTGCGGTTGAGTGGTTCTGGCCTGCTCCGCAGCGCTTTGACGTCGGCGGTATTACCACTCAGGGCTACCACGATCGGGTCAGCATCCCGATGACCACGCCCGGTAAGCCGCCTGCTCATATCGCTGGCGTGCTGACGCTTTCAACCTGCAAAGATGTTTGCCTGCTCACAGATTATCCCTTTGAAATATCGCCAACTACCGGCGATGCAGCTTTCGCCCATGACTATGCTCAGGCGATGGGCAGCGTTCCGCTTAAAAATGGGGTCACGGACAGCCTGATCGCGGGCTACCGAACCGGTGAACTGGTGGTAAAGGCCACCCGTGCTGCGGGCTGGAAGAAACCCGATCTGTTTCTGGTTGTGCCGGACGATGCGAGCTTTGCCAGACCCAAAATTCAGACGGAAGGCGACACCCTGTGGGCTACCGTGCCGACCAGCGACGGCTGGGACGGCACCGGGCCGAATTTACGCGGGCGTTCGCTTACGCTCGTGGTGTCCGATGACGGCATTGCCCAGCAGTCGACGGTGAACGTGACTGAGGCGGCTGCGATACCCGCTCCGCAGGATTCGTTTGTTCTCTGGCAGGTGGTGCTGTTCGCGCTGCTCGGTGGATTCATTCTTAATCTGATGCCTTGTGTGCTGCCGGTTCTCGGCATGAAACTGGGTTCGATACTGCTGGTGGGGCAGCAGGACCGGAAAATTATCCGCCGCCAGTTTCTGGCCTCCGTTGCCGGCATCATCGCCTCTTTCATGGCGCTGGCGCTGCTGATGACCGTACTGCGGCTGACCAATCAGGCGCTGGGCTGGGGGATTCAGTTCCAGAACCCGTGGTTTATCGGCTTTATGGCGCTGGTGATGGTGGCGTTCAGCGCCAGCCTGTTTGGCCTGTTTGAATTCCGCCTCTCTTCGAATCTTACTACCCGCCTTGCCACCCACGGCGGCACCGGCATGACCGGGCATTTCTGGCAGGGAGCGCTGGCGACCCTGCTCGCAACGCCCTGTAGCGCACCTTTTTTAGGTACTGCGGTTGCGGTAGCGCTGGCCGCTCCGCTGCCGGTGCTGTGGGGGCTGTTCCTGGCGCTGGGCACAGGGATGAGCCTGCCGTGGCTGCTGATTGCCCTGCGTCCGGGGCTGGCGCTGCGTTTGCCACGTCCCGGCCCGTGGATGAACTGGCTGCGTAAGATCCTCGCCGTCATGATGCTGGGCTCCGCACTCTGGCTGGCAAGCCTGCTGCCCGCCCACTTCGGCAGCGCCACGGGCAAAGCCAGCGAAGAGCAGATTGCCTGGCAGCCGCTGAGTGAAGAGGCCGTGCAAAATGCCCTTGCGCAGCATAAACGGGTCTTTGTGGATGTGACGGCCGACTGGTGCATCACCTGCAAAATCAACAAGCTTAATGTGCTTTCCCGGGATGATGTTCAGGCGGCCCTTCAGGCCCCGGACGTCGTGGCGCTGCGCGGCGACTGGACGCTGCCCTCGAAAGAAATCACCGACTTCCTGAAGCGGCGCGGCCAGGTGGCAGTGCCCTATAACCAAATTTACGGCCCTGGATTACCGGAAGGGAAAGCGCTGCCCACGCTGCTGTCGCGTGATGCCGTCCTGAATACGCTTACGGAAGCTAAAGGAGAGACAAAATGA
- a CDS encoding very short patch repair endonuclease, protein MADVHSKEVRSKNMRAIATRDTAIEKRVALLLNDCGFAFRVQDAALAGRPDFVVEAYRCIIFTHGCFWHHHDCYLFRVPATRTDFWLEKIGKNVARDKRDIHRLLSEEWRVLIVWECALRGREKLSDESLRERLEEWICGGGRYAEINTAGIREREV, encoded by the coding sequence ATGGCTGATGTTCACAGCAAAGAAGTGCGCAGCAAAAATATGCGCGCTATTGCAACGCGGGATACGGCCATTGAAAAGCGCGTAGCGTTGCTTCTGAACGACTGCGGGTTTGCTTTCCGGGTGCAGGACGCGGCGCTTGCCGGGCGGCCTGATTTTGTTGTCGAAGCGTACCGCTGCATTATCTTTACCCACGGCTGCTTCTGGCATCATCACGACTGTTATCTCTTCAGGGTGCCCGCGACGCGCACCGACTTCTGGCTGGAGAAGATCGGCAAGAACGTTGCGCGTGACAAGCGTGATATTCATCGCCTGCTTAGCGAAGAGTGGCGCGTGCTGATAGTCTGGGAATGCGCGCTGCGGGGCCGGGAAAAGCTCAGCGACGAATCGCTGAGGGAAAGGCTTGAAGAGTGGATTTGCGGCGGCGGGCGCTATGCGGAGATTAATACCGCAGGTATTCGCGAGCGCGAGGTGTAA
- a CDS encoding protein disulfide oxidoreductase has product MTNKLLRWGREGLVLLVLLGAVLLVMDWWRAPQLPAAFDSMPLHTLDGRNVSLAALSEDRPLLIYFWASWCGVCRFTTPDVSRLTEEGKNVMTVALRSGDDQKVTGWLAHKKVALPVINDADGRLSQNWEIGVTPTFVVLHKGAIVSSTTGWTSYWGMKLRLWWARLS; this is encoded by the coding sequence ATGACCAATAAACTCCTGCGCTGGGGGCGGGAAGGACTGGTGCTGCTGGTCCTCCTCGGAGCCGTGCTGCTGGTCATGGACTGGTGGCGGGCGCCGCAGCTGCCCGCAGCCTTTGACAGCATGCCTCTTCACACGCTCGACGGCAGAAATGTTTCGCTGGCCGCGTTAAGCGAAGACCGTCCGCTGCTGATTTACTTTTGGGCGAGCTGGTGCGGAGTCTGTCGTTTCACCACCCCGGACGTGTCGCGCCTGACGGAAGAGGGCAAAAATGTTATGACCGTGGCGCTGCGCTCTGGGGACGACCAAAAAGTTACCGGCTGGCTTGCCCATAAGAAGGTGGCGCTGCCGGTTATCAACGATGCGGACGGCAGGCTGTCGCAGAACTGGGAAATTGGCGTTACGCCAACATTTGTCGTGCTTCACAAGGGCGCGATCGTCTCCTCAACCACCGGCTGGACGAGCTACTGGGGCATGAAGCTGCGCCTGTGGTGGGCACGTCTGTCATAA
- the mtfA gene encoding DgsA anti-repressor MtfA, translating to MIKWPWKVSDSSAVSTLPWEQAFAIPVLADLTPVEQQKLIRLADRFLQQKRLVPLQGFELDELKSARIALLFCLPVMELGLEWLDGFHEVLIYPAPFVVDDEWQDDFGLVHNQRVVQSGQSWQQGPIVLNWLDVQDSFDASGFNLIVHEVAHKLDMRNGDRASGIPLIALRDVAAWEHDLYAAMNNIQDEIDLVGENAASIDAYAASEPAECFAVLSEYFFSAPELLAPRFPSLYQRFRLFYGQDPLQRLHRNENPHESDGKTVH from the coding sequence ATGATTAAGTGGCCCTGGAAAGTGAGTGATTCATCCGCTGTCTCCACCCTGCCCTGGGAGCAGGCTTTTGCTATTCCCGTGCTGGCCGACCTGACCCCCGTAGAGCAGCAGAAACTTATCCGTCTTGCGGACCGTTTTTTGCAGCAAAAGCGGCTGGTCCCGCTTCAGGGCTTTGAACTTGACGAGCTGAAAAGCGCGCGCATTGCCCTGCTGTTCTGCCTGCCGGTGATGGAGCTGGGACTGGAATGGCTGGATGGCTTTCACGAGGTGCTGATCTACCCTGCTCCTTTCGTGGTTGACGATGAATGGCAGGATGATTTCGGCCTGGTTCACAACCAGCGCGTCGTGCAGTCCGGGCAGAGCTGGCAGCAGGGCCCAATCGTACTTAACTGGCTGGACGTCCAGGACTCCTTCGATGCCTCAGGCTTTAACCTTATCGTCCACGAGGTGGCCCACAAGCTGGATATGCGCAACGGCGACAGGGCAAGCGGTATCCCGCTTATCGCGCTGCGGGACGTCGCCGCCTGGGAACACGACCTGTACGCCGCTATGAATAATATCCAGGATGAAATCGATCTGGTCGGTGAGAATGCGGCAAGCATTGATGCCTACGCGGCAAGCGAGCCGGCAGAGTGCTTCGCGGTGCTTTCCGAGTATTTCTTCAGCGCCCCAGAGCTGCTGGCCCCGCGCTTTCCTTCGCTCTATCAGCGCTTTCGTCTGTTTTACGGCCAGGATCCTCTGCAACGGCTGCATCGTAACGAAAACCCCCACGAGTCGGACGGCAAAACGGTGCATTAA
- a CDS encoding phosphohydrolase has protein sequence MPIALWQERFETWLRDNWAQDDKAHDVAHFHRVWKTAQRIIAGSEADRLVVLTACYFHDIVNLPKNHPQRHLASTQAAQETLRILDADFPDFPRELYDAVAHAVRAHSFSAGIAPQTLEAKIVQDADRLESLGAIGLARVFYTSGALGRPLFDSTDPLAQSRELDDTTYALDHFQKKLFKLPETMQTEAGRELARLNADFLVHYMAKLCAELKGDYHEIDSDVLQQFISSR, from the coding sequence ATGCCGATAGCCCTCTGGCAGGAACGCTTTGAAACCTGGCTGCGTGACAACTGGGCGCAGGACGATAAGGCCCACGATGTGGCGCACTTTCACCGCGTGTGGAAGACCGCACAGCGAATAATAGCAGGCAGCGAAGCCGACCGTTTAGTCGTCCTCACCGCCTGTTACTTTCACGACATCGTTAACCTGCCGAAAAACCATCCTCAGCGCCATCTCGCCTCCACGCAGGCAGCACAAGAGACGTTGCGCATTCTGGATGCCGACTTCCCGGATTTTCCCCGTGAGCTTTACGATGCGGTGGCGCATGCCGTCCGCGCCCATAGTTTTAGCGCAGGCATTGCGCCGCAAACCCTGGAAGCAAAAATCGTTCAGGATGCGGACCGGCTTGAATCTCTGGGCGCGATTGGTCTTGCTCGGGTGTTTTACACATCGGGGGCGTTAGGCCGTCCGTTGTTCGACAGCACGGATCCGCTGGCGCAGTCGCGTGAGCTGGATGACACGACCTACGCGCTCGACCATTTCCAGAAAAAACTCTTTAAACTTCCTGAAACTATGCAAACCGAAGCGGGCAGGGAGCTTGCACGCCTCAACGCCGATTTTCTGGTGCACTACATGGCCAAGCTGTGCGCCGAGCTAAAAGGCGATTACCACGAAATAGACAGCGACGTCCTGCAGCAGTTTATCTCTTCTCGCTAA
- a CDS encoding copper resistance protein translates to MFKRKHLAKWFLVLACLVVVVCTAQRMAGLHALQMKAATEIALSQSISSDVDDAAPVTPCELSAKSLLSAPPVLFEGALFAVSLLLALLIPARTIPSPVAPVQAFSSPTLRVHLRFCVFRE, encoded by the coding sequence ATGTTTAAACGCAAGCATTTGGCAAAGTGGTTTCTGGTTCTGGCATGTCTGGTGGTGGTAGTTTGTACCGCGCAGCGCATGGCGGGCCTGCACGCCCTGCAAATGAAAGCGGCCACAGAGATCGCCTTAAGCCAGTCCATCAGTTCCGATGTTGATGATGCCGCTCCGGTGACACCCTGTGAACTGAGCGCCAAGTCGCTGCTCTCTGCTCCCCCTGTGCTATTCGAAGGCGCGCTTTTTGCCGTAAGCCTGCTCCTCGCACTGCTTATTCCCGCACGGACGATACCTTCGCCCGTTGCGCCCGTCCAGGCCTTCTCCTCGCCCACGCTAAGAGTCCATCTGCGATTTTGTGTCTTCCGTGAATGA
- a CDS encoding DsbA family protein — protein MKLVMTFLLVLMVTFSAQAAEQPQQPQDREEEMQQLIYEALFHDPQSPRIGAANPKLTLVSFTDYNCPYCKQLDPMLEKITRKYSDVAVVIKPLPFKGDTSTESARIALTTWREHPEQFLKLHQMLMSKKGYHTPASIKTAVDKSGATPVTPDQKSMETLSLNLQLARVVGVQGTPATIVGDTMLAGAVPWETLEALVLEKLEQANDQ, from the coding sequence ATGAAGCTGGTGATGACTTTTTTACTGGTGCTGATGGTGACCTTCAGCGCGCAGGCCGCGGAACAGCCGCAGCAGCCGCAGGATCGGGAAGAGGAAATGCAGCAGCTTATTTATGAGGCGCTGTTCCATGACCCGCAAAGCCCGCGCATCGGGGCCGCCAACCCTAAGCTGACGCTGGTCTCCTTTACCGACTACAACTGCCCTTACTGCAAGCAGCTCGACCCGATGCTGGAGAAAATCACCCGGAAATATTCGGACGTGGCGGTTGTCATTAAGCCGCTGCCTTTTAAAGGCGACACCTCCACCGAGTCTGCGCGCATCGCGCTGACTACCTGGCGGGAGCATCCGGAGCAGTTTCTGAAGCTGCACCAGATGCTGATGTCTAAAAAGGGCTATCACACGCCGGCGAGCATTAAAACCGCCGTTGATAAGAGCGGCGCCACGCCCGTGACGCCGGATCAGAAAAGTATGGAAACGTTGAGCCTGAACCTTCAGCTCGCCAGAGTTGTCGGCGTACAGGGAACGCCAGCCACCATCGTCGGCGATACCATGCTGGCCGGAGCGGTGCCGTGGGAGACGCTGGAAGCGCTGGTCCTGGAAAAGCTGGAGCAGGCGAATGACCAATAA
- the ldtA gene encoding L,D-transpeptidase yields MIRLSSLALVLAAVTHSAIAVTYPLPPEGSRLVGTALIATVPDGNTQPLEYFAALYGQGLSNMLEANPGVDPFLPKAGSQLTIPQQVILPDTLRQGIVINVAEMRLYYYPQGSGTVEILPIGIGQVGRETPRNWVTKVERKQEAPAWTPTANTRREYAKEGKTLPAFVPPGEDNPMGLYALYIGRLYAIHGTNANFGIGLRVSQGCIRLRKDDIKYLFDNVPVGTRVQLIDQPVKVTVEPDGRRWLEVHEPLSRNRAEFESDRKVPLPMTPALRNVTEGDGVDADVVSAALLRRSGMPMLISAAPGSTGQL; encoded by the coding sequence ATGATTCGCTTATCCTCGCTTGCCCTGGTGCTTGCTGCGGTTACCCATAGCGCCATTGCGGTCACTTACCCGCTTCCGCCAGAGGGCAGTCGTCTTGTTGGTACGGCGTTAATCGCTACGGTACCGGACGGGAATACCCAGCCGCTGGAGTATTTTGCCGCCCTCTACGGACAGGGGTTAAGCAATATGCTGGAGGCCAATCCGGGCGTCGATCCGTTCCTGCCAAAAGCAGGTAGCCAGCTGACTATTCCGCAGCAGGTGATTCTGCCGGATACCTTACGCCAGGGGATTGTCATAAATGTCGCCGAAATGCGCCTTTACTACTATCCGCAGGGCAGCGGCACGGTAGAAATCCTGCCGATTGGCATTGGTCAGGTTGGACGTGAAACACCGCGCAACTGGGTGACGAAGGTTGAACGTAAGCAGGAGGCCCCCGCCTGGACACCGACGGCTAATACCCGCCGCGAATACGCGAAGGAGGGCAAAACCCTGCCGGCGTTCGTGCCGCCGGGCGAGGATAATCCGATGGGGCTTTACGCGCTTTACATCGGCAGGCTCTACGCCATCCACGGGACTAACGCCAACTTTGGTATCGGCCTGCGCGTCAGCCAGGGCTGTATTCGCCTGCGCAAAGACGACATAAAATATCTGTTCGATAACGTGCCGGTGGGGACGCGCGTACAGCTGATTGACCAGCCGGTGAAAGTCACCGTCGAGCCGGACGGGCGGCGCTGGCTGGAAGTGCACGAGCCGCTGTCCCGTAACCGCGCCGAGTTTGAATCCGACAGGAAAGTCCCGCTGCCCATGACCCCGGCACTGCGCAATGTAACCGAGGGGGACGGCGTCGATGCGGATGTTGTGAGCGCCGCGTTGCTCCGCCGTTCCGGGATGCCGATGCTTATTAGCGCCGCGCCCGGTAGCACAGGCCAGCTTTAA
- a CDS encoding DNA cytosine methyltransferase translates to MNDLDAIAEHLSEQALHQQRQQMEADHELVSRILKIYDQKTVAHHLRQVSGDWTRESLNRWFNRKSAPRSLTPVEVTMLQSMLPSPPAHHGKYAFRFIDLFAGIGGIRSGFEAIGGQCVFTSEWNKYAVRTYKANWYCDPQQHQFNEDIRDVTQSHRTDLSDEEAAAHIKAILPDHDVLLAGFPCQPFSLAGVSKKNALGRAHGFACETQGTLFFDVARIIDAKRPAIFVLENVKNLKSHDKGNTFRIIMETLDGLGYEVADAAVAGARDPKIIDGKNFLPQHRERIVLVGFRRDLNLHHDFTLRTLDALYPKRRITFGELLDPVVDEKYILTPTLWKYLYNYAKKHQAKGNGFGYGLVDPTNPASVARTLSARYFKDGAEILVDRGWDKALGEKDFNDPENQKRRPRRLTPRECARLMGFETVQGKSFRIPVSDTQAYRQFGNSVVVPAFAAVAKLLEEKIGLAVKKR, encoded by the coding sequence ATGAACGACCTCGACGCGATTGCAGAGCACCTCTCAGAACAGGCCTTACACCAGCAGCGCCAGCAGATGGAAGCTGACCACGAGCTGGTCAGCCGGATCCTTAAAATCTACGATCAAAAAACCGTGGCGCATCATCTGCGGCAGGTCAGCGGCGACTGGACGCGTGAATCGTTAAACCGCTGGTTCAACCGTAAATCAGCCCCGCGAAGCCTGACGCCTGTAGAAGTGACGATGCTGCAAAGCATGCTTCCCTCGCCGCCTGCTCACCACGGAAAATACGCGTTTCGTTTTATCGATCTTTTTGCGGGTATCGGCGGCATTCGCAGCGGCTTTGAGGCCATTGGCGGACAGTGCGTATTTACCAGCGAGTGGAATAAATATGCGGTACGCACCTATAAGGCCAACTGGTACTGCGATCCGCAGCAGCATCAGTTCAACGAAGACATCCGCGATGTGACCCAGAGTCACCGCACGGACCTCAGCGATGAGGAGGCCGCAGCGCACATCAAGGCAATCCTACCGGATCACGACGTTCTGCTTGCGGGCTTCCCCTGCCAGCCTTTCTCGCTGGCTGGCGTCTCGAAAAAGAACGCGCTGGGACGGGCGCATGGTTTCGCCTGCGAAACCCAGGGCACGCTGTTCTTCGACGTGGCCCGCATTATTGATGCCAAACGTCCGGCAATCTTCGTGCTGGAAAACGTTAAAAACCTCAAGAGCCACGATAAGGGCAACACCTTCCGTATCATTATGGAAACGCTTGATGGGCTGGGGTATGAAGTGGCCGATGCGGCCGTGGCGGGAGCGCGCGATCCTAAGATTATCGATGGGAAAAACTTCCTGCCCCAGCACCGCGAGCGTATCGTGCTGGTCGGGTTCCGTCGCGACCTGAATCTGCACCATGACTTCACGCTGCGCACTTTGGACGCGCTTTATCCAAAGCGCCGCATCACCTTCGGTGAGCTGCTGGATCCGGTCGTGGACGAAAAATACATCCTGACGCCGACGCTGTGGAAATACCTCTATAACTACGCGAAAAAGCATCAGGCGAAGGGCAACGGCTTTGGCTACGGTCTGGTGGACCCGACCAATCCGGCCAGCGTGGCAAGAACCCTGTCGGCGCGTTATTTTAAAGATGGGGCGGAAATTCTGGTCGACAGAGGCTGGGACAAGGCGCTGGGCGAGAAGGATTTTAACGATCCTGAAAACCAGAAGCGTCGGCCACGCCGCTTAACACCGCGTGAATGCGCGAGGCTGATGGGCTTTGAGACTGTGCAGGGCAAATCTTTCCGTATTCCGGTGTCTGATACTCAGGCTTACCGGCAGTTCGGCAACTCTGTCGTGGTGCCAGCGTTTGCGGCCGTCGCAAAGCTGCTGGAAGAGAAAATCGGGCTGGCGGTGAAAAAGCGCTGA
- the drpB gene encoding cell division protein DrpB — protein MDAKPTRSPGGKLALWLFYAYCLYIVWTMVKYFWVVSSVTEGDMGSFAGKLMGALMGLLVLGSVAAVLGWVVWYTRPRQYGSRARSSHRG, from the coding sequence ATGGATGCGAAGCCAACCCGTAGCCCGGGTGGAAAACTAGCGCTGTGGTTGTTCTATGCTTATTGCCTCTACATCGTCTGGACAATGGTGAAGTACTTTTGGGTGGTCAGCAGCGTGACGGAGGGCGATATGGGTTCCTTTGCCGGTAAGCTGATGGGGGCGCTGATGGGCCTGCTGGTGCTTGGATCGGTTGCCGCCGTGCTGGGCTGGGTCGTCTGGTATACGCGGCCTCGTCAGTACGGCTCGCGAGCGCGTTCGTCCCATCGCGGATAA